A region from the Azospirillum thermophilum genome encodes:
- the cysK gene encoding cysteine synthase A, producing the protein MAAPEFRGKIYDSILDTIGATPLVRLNRLAADAGVKAQIIGKLEFFNPLASVKDRIGFAMIDAAEKAGVISPGRTTLIEPTSGNTGIALAFVAAARGYTLILTMPESMSVERRKMLKLLGAQLVLTPASEGMKGAIRRAEEIVASDPNAYMLQQFKNTANPAIHRVTTAEEIWTDTAGQVDILVSGVGTGGTLTGVSEVLKARKPGFRTVAVEPEDSPVLSGGMPGPHKIQGIGAGFVPDVLKKDLIDEVVRISNQRAFETGRKVARLEGVPVGISSGAALAAALEVGARPENEGKQIVVILPSFAERYLSTGLFEGLE; encoded by the coding sequence ATGGCGGCTCCCGAATTCCGCGGCAAGATCTACGACAGCATCCTCGACACCATCGGCGCCACGCCGCTGGTGCGCCTGAACCGGCTGGCCGCGGACGCCGGGGTGAAGGCGCAGATCATCGGCAAGCTGGAGTTCTTCAATCCGCTGGCCAGCGTGAAGGATCGCATCGGCTTCGCGATGATCGACGCGGCGGAGAAGGCGGGCGTCATCTCCCCCGGCCGCACCACCCTGATCGAGCCGACCTCGGGCAACACCGGCATCGCGCTGGCCTTCGTCGCGGCGGCGCGCGGCTACACCCTGATCCTGACCATGCCGGAGAGCATGTCGGTCGAGCGGCGCAAGATGCTGAAGCTGCTGGGGGCCCAGCTCGTCCTCACCCCGGCGTCGGAGGGCATGAAGGGCGCCATCCGGCGGGCGGAGGAGATCGTGGCGAGCGATCCCAACGCCTACATGCTGCAGCAGTTCAAGAACACCGCCAACCCGGCGATCCACCGCGTCACCACGGCGGAGGAGATCTGGACCGACACGGCGGGGCAGGTCGACATCCTGGTGTCCGGTGTCGGCACGGGCGGCACGCTGACCGGCGTCAGCGAGGTGCTGAAGGCGCGCAAGCCCGGCTTCCGCACCGTCGCGGTGGAGCCGGAGGACAGCCCCGTCCTGTCCGGCGGCATGCCCGGCCCGCACAAGATCCAGGGTATCGGCGCCGGCTTCGTGCCAGACGTCCTGAAGAAGGATCTGATCGACGAGGTCGTGCGCATCTCCAACCAGCGTGCCTTCGAGACCGGCCGCAAGGTCGCCCGGCTGGAAGGCGTGCCGGTCGGCATCTCCTCGGGTGCGGCGCTGGCGGCCGCTCTGGAGGTCGGCGCCCGTCCGGAGAACGAGGGCAAGCAGATCGTCGTCATCCTGCCGTCCTTCGCCGAGCGCTACCTCTCCACCGGCCTGTTCGAAGGGCTGGAGTAA
- a CDS encoding RrF2 family transcriptional regulator, with product MLRISKKLMFAIEAVLDIAYNAGTEPVQSGEITRRQGIPKRYLEQVLQQLVRDGILAGVRGPRGGYRLARERRRITLGEIVRVVRSMETATDPIEEPAGSILGHKVVRPLWAELQEECMKKLDEVTIEELCMRARSAGVESETEDRIDFTI from the coding sequence ATGCTCCGCATCTCCAAGAAGCTGATGTTCGCCATCGAGGCGGTGCTCGACATCGCCTACAACGCCGGCACCGAACCGGTGCAGTCCGGCGAGATCACCCGCCGCCAAGGCATCCCGAAGCGGTATCTGGAGCAGGTGCTGCAGCAGCTCGTGCGCGACGGCATCCTCGCCGGCGTGCGGGGTCCCCGCGGCGGCTATCGCCTGGCGCGCGAGCGGCGGCGGATCACGCTGGGCGAGATCGTGCGGGTCGTGCGGTCCATGGAGACGGCGACCGACCCGATCGAGGAGCCGGCGGGCTCGATCCTCGGCCACAAGGTGGTGCGGCCGCTGTGGGCGGAACTGCAGGAGGAATGCATGAAGAAGCTCGACGAGGTGACGATCGAGGAGCTCTGCATGCGGGCCCGCAGCGCTGGGGTGGAGAGCGAGACGGAAGACCGGATCGACTTTACCATTTGA
- the dut gene encoding dUTP diphosphatase, with protein MTTAGEQRMTATVPIVRLPHAEGLDLPAYATDGAAGLDLLAAVTEPVEIAPGARALVPTGIVLALPAGFEGQVRPRSGLALKHGVTVLNSPGTIDADYRGEVGVILINHGDRAFTVERGQRIAQLVVARYARVTWHEASTLSESARGTGGFGSTGR; from the coding sequence ATGACCACCGCAGGAGAGCAGCGCATGACCGCCACCGTTCCCATCGTGCGCCTTCCCCATGCCGAGGGGCTGGATCTGCCTGCCTATGCGACGGACGGGGCGGCGGGACTCGACCTGCTGGCGGCGGTGACGGAGCCGGTGGAGATCGCGCCCGGCGCCCGCGCCCTGGTGCCGACCGGCATCGTGCTGGCCCTGCCCGCCGGGTTCGAGGGGCAGGTCCGTCCCCGTTCCGGCCTCGCGCTGAAGCATGGGGTGACGGTGCTGAACAGCCCCGGCACCATCGACGCCGACTATCGCGGCGAGGTCGGGGTCATCCTGATCAACCACGGCGACCGGGCCTTCACGGTGGAGCGCGGCCAGCGCATCGCCCAGCTCGTCGTCGCCCGCTATGCCCGCGTCACCTGGCACGAGGCGTCCACCCTCTCCGAAAGCGCCCGCGGCACGGGCGGCTTCGGGTCGACCGGCCGCTGA
- a CDS encoding HesA/MoeB/ThiF family protein — protein sequence MEFTDTQLHRYSRHIVLPEVGGVGQEKLLQSKVLVVGAGGLGAPLLLYLAAAGVGTIGVVDDDSVDLSNLQRQVIHDEGSVGVPKVESAAARIRALNPDVRVEPYKTRLNRDNVMDLIGPYDVVADGSDNFSTRFLLNDACYLAGKTLVSAAILRFDGQVSTFKAHLGDPHPCYRCLFREPPPRGMVPSCSEGGVLGALAGFIGSLQAVEVMKELLGLGESLSGSLLMMDTLYASYQRITLRKDPDCPLCGSHPTIRDLSGH from the coding sequence ATGGAATTCACGGACACCCAGCTTCATCGCTATTCGCGCCACATCGTCCTGCCGGAAGTCGGCGGCGTGGGGCAGGAAAAGCTCTTGCAGTCCAAGGTGCTGGTCGTCGGGGCCGGCGGCCTGGGCGCGCCGCTGCTGCTCTATCTGGCGGCGGCCGGCGTCGGCACCATCGGGGTGGTGGACGACGACTCGGTCGATCTGTCGAACCTGCAGCGCCAGGTGATCCACGACGAGGGCTCGGTCGGCGTTCCGAAGGTGGAAAGCGCTGCGGCCCGCATCCGCGCGCTGAATCCCGACGTGCGGGTGGAGCCTTACAAGACCCGGCTGAACCGCGACAACGTGATGGACCTGATCGGTCCCTACGACGTGGTGGCCGACGGGTCGGACAATTTCTCCACCCGCTTCCTGCTGAACGATGCCTGCTATCTCGCCGGCAAGACGCTGGTCTCCGCCGCGATCCTGCGCTTCGACGGGCAGGTGTCGACCTTCAAGGCGCATCTCGGCGATCCGCATCCCTGCTACCGCTGCCTGTTCCGCGAACCGCCGCCGCGCGGCATGGTGCCGAGCTGTTCGGAGGGCGGCGTGCTCGGCGCTCTGGCCGGCTTCATCGGGTCGCTGCAGGCGGTGGAGGTGATGAAGGAACTGCTGGGGCTGGGCGAGAGCCTGTCGGGCAGCCTGCTGATGATGGACACGCTCTATGCGTCCTACCAGCGGATCACCCTGCGCAAGGACCCGGACTGCCCGCTCTGCGGCAGCC
- the coaBC gene encoding bifunctional phosphopantothenoylcysteine decarboxylase/phosphopantothenate--cysteine ligase CoaBC, which yields MASGGTVGNHSAADHAALSGKRILLVIAGGIAAYKCLDLIRRLRERGASVRAVLTRAGAEFVTPLSVQALTEDTVYRDLWSLTDESQMGHIRLSREADLVVVAPATANLLARMASGMADDLAATVLLATDKPVLVAPAMNVRMWLHPATQANMALLESRGVRRVGPNDGIMACNEFGPGRMAEPMEIVDAIAAHFAGLPPGPVHRPLAGRRALVTSGPTHEPIDPVRYIANRSSGKQGHAIAAALARLGASVTLVTGPTREPDPPGCTVHPVETAREMLAACEAALPADVAVCAAAVADWRVADAAERKLKKEGGGPPSLVLVENPDILATLSQPGARRPALVIGFAAETGDVLAYATAKRARKGCDWIVANDVSPGTGTFGGSENTVHLIRADGAESWPTMGKDAVAARLAEAIAGHFA from the coding sequence ATGGCGAGCGGCGGGACGGTGGGCAATCACAGCGCGGCCGATCATGCGGCTCTGTCCGGCAAGCGCATCCTGCTGGTCATCGCCGGCGGCATCGCCGCCTATAAGTGCCTGGATCTGATCCGCCGCCTGCGCGAGCGGGGGGCCTCGGTGCGGGCCGTGCTGACCCGTGCCGGGGCGGAGTTCGTCACCCCGCTGTCGGTGCAGGCCCTGACGGAGGACACCGTCTACCGGGACCTGTGGTCGCTGACCGACGAATCGCAGATGGGCCACATCCGCCTGTCGCGCGAGGCCGACCTGGTGGTGGTGGCCCCGGCCACCGCCAATCTGCTGGCCCGCATGGCCTCGGGGATGGCCGACGACCTCGCCGCGACCGTGCTGCTCGCCACCGATAAGCCGGTGCTGGTCGCCCCGGCGATGAATGTCCGGATGTGGCTGCACCCGGCGACCCAGGCCAACATGGCGCTGCTGGAGAGCCGCGGCGTCCGGCGGGTCGGCCCGAATGACGGGATCATGGCCTGCAACGAGTTCGGCCCCGGCCGCATGGCGGAACCGATGGAGATCGTCGATGCGATCGCCGCGCATTTCGCCGGCCTGCCGCCGGGACCGGTCCATCGCCCGCTGGCCGGCCGGCGCGCCCTGGTGACGAGCGGCCCGACCCACGAGCCGATCGACCCGGTGCGCTACATCGCCAACCGCTCGTCCGGCAAGCAGGGCCACGCCATCGCGGCGGCGCTCGCCCGGCTCGGCGCGTCGGTGACGCTGGTGACCGGCCCGACGCGGGAGCCCGATCCCCCCGGCTGCACGGTCCATCCGGTCGAGACGGCCCGCGAGATGCTGGCCGCCTGCGAGGCCGCCCTGCCGGCGGACGTCGCCGTCTGCGCCGCCGCGGTGGCCGACTGGCGCGTCGCCGACGCGGCGGAGCGCAAACTGAAGAAGGAGGGCGGCGGCCCGCCCTCGCTGGTGCTGGTGGAGAACCCCGACATCCTCGCCACCCTGTCGCAGCCCGGCGCCCGGCGCCCGGCGCTCGTCATCGGCTTCGCGGCGGAGACCGGCGACGTGCTGGCCTATGCCACCGCCAAGCGGGCGCGCAAGGGCTGCGACTGGATCGTCGCCAACGATGTGTCGCCGGGCACCGGCACCTTCGGCGGCAGCGAGAACACCGTCCATCTGATCCGTGCCGACGGTGCCGAATCCTGGCCGACCATGGGCAAGGACGCGGTGGCCGCGCGGCTCGCCGAGGCCATCGCAGGACATTTCGCATGA